One window of Candidatus Regiella endosymbiont of Tuberolachnus salignus genomic DNA carries:
- a CDS encoding MBL fold metallo-hydrolase, with the protein MKYEILPVTAFNQNCSLIWCERTHQAVLIDPGGDADKLTAAINHKKVTISKILLTHGHLDHVGAAAQLAKHFQVPIHDPAVEDRFLLEKLPIQSKMFGLDECQPFEPTCWLKEGDEITIGDIKLMVLHCPGHTPGHIVFINRKDRLALVGDVIFHGSVGRTDFPGSSHSQLISSIRNKLLPLGDDITFIPGHGKISTFGDERKHNPFIS; encoded by the coding sequence ATGAAATATGAAATTCTTCCGGTCACAGCATTTAATCAGAATTGCTCATTAATTTGGTGCGAAAGGACGCATCAGGCGGTGTTAATCGATCCCGGCGGTGACGCGGATAAATTAACTGCTGCAATAAACCACAAAAAAGTGACCATCAGCAAAATATTATTAACGCATGGGCATTTGGATCACGTCGGTGCCGCTGCTCAATTGGCTAAACATTTTCAGGTTCCCATTCATGACCCAGCAGTAGAAGACCGCTTTTTATTAGAAAAATTACCCATACAAAGCAAAATGTTTGGTCTTGATGAATGCCAACCCTTCGAGCCAACGTGCTGGTTGAAAGAAGGTGATGAAATTACTATCGGCGATATAAAATTAATGGTCTTGCACTGTCCTGGACATACACCTGGCCATATCGTATTCATTAATCGAAAAGACCGTTTAGCTTTAGTCGGTGATGTCATTTTTCATGGTAGTGTGGGGCGTACTGATTTTCCAGGCAGCAGCCATTCACAACTCATTTCTTCTATCCGGAATAAATTATTACCTCTCGGTGATGATATAACCTTCATTCCTGGCCATGGAAAAATTTCAACTTTCGGCGATGAAAGAAAGCATAATCCTTTTATCAGTTAA
- the cytR gene encoding DNA-binding transcriptional regulator CytR — MEQKKKLTMKNVAEIAGVSTATVSRTLMKPEKVSSDTRKKVEQAVVKAGYYPNALCRNVKHRKSHNILVIVPDISDPFFLEIIQGIKETALDHSYLIIIVDCVQQIWSKKTIIDLTISKKIAGMLLLGANLPFDITKEQQPNLPPMVMANEFVPELELSTVHIDNLSAAFQAVNYLYKLGHQHIACVAGLETMPLSYYRLQGYIQALRRNNIAIKNEYIVRAHCSYESGIKAFATLMALPYAPTAIFFYSDIMAVGAIWQAKQLGLRIPQDVSLIGFDNLKCSQYCDPPLTTVAQPSYQIGQKVMLLLLDQLAGKRAKTGSHLLDYELIIRKSTAIPTALQVAARRPGRETDERRYTT; from the coding sequence TTGGAGCAGAAAAAAAAACTAACCATGAAAAATGTTGCTGAAATAGCAGGTGTTTCAACTGCCACGGTATCCCGTACATTGATGAAACCGGAAAAAGTCTCATCTGATACGAGGAAAAAAGTAGAACAGGCTGTAGTCAAAGCGGGGTATTATCCGAATGCTCTTTGTCGCAATGTTAAACATCGTAAATCACATAATATTTTGGTTATTGTACCGGATATCAGCGATCCATTTTTTTTAGAGATTATTCAGGGGATCAAAGAAACGGCACTCGATCATAGTTACCTTATTATTATTGTTGATTGCGTACAACAAATTTGGTCAAAAAAAACCATTATTGATCTTACTATAAGTAAAAAAATTGCTGGTATGTTGCTTTTGGGTGCCAATCTGCCTTTTGATATTACTAAAGAACAACAACCCAATTTGCCACCGATGGTGATGGCTAACGAGTTTGTGCCTGAATTGGAGCTTTCTACGGTACACATTGATAATCTCAGCGCGGCTTTTCAAGCTGTTAATTACCTCTACAAGTTGGGTCATCAACATATTGCTTGTGTCGCCGGATTGGAAACTATGCCACTGAGTTATTATCGTTTACAGGGCTATATTCAAGCATTGCGTCGTAACAACATTGCAATAAAAAATGAATATATTGTTCGTGCACATTGCAGCTATGAGTCTGGCATAAAGGCATTTGCTACTTTAATGGCTCTGCCTTATGCACCAACCGCCATATTTTTTTACAGTGATATTATGGCGGTTGGGGCAATTTGGCAGGCAAAACAATTGGGATTACGGATCCCACAAGATGTTTCGTTAATCGGTTTTGATAATTTGAAGTGTTCGCAGTATTGTGATCCTCCATTAACTACGGTAGCACAACCTAGCTATCAAATTGGTCAAAAAGTGATGTTATTGTTACTTGACCAATTAGCTGGAAAGCGAGCGAAAACGGGTTCTCATTTACTAGATTACGAATTAATTATTCGAAAAAGTACTGCTATACCCACAGCCCTTCAAGTTGCCGCTAGGCGGCCAGGGCGTGAGACCGATGAGCGTAGATATACTACGTGA
- the priA gene encoding primosomal protein N', whose translation MLVFQIALPVPLARTFDYQLGNTMVSPTVGARVRVPFGKRTAIGIVTAISTTSELPPEKLKTIDAILDKQSLFPTALWRILLWASDYYHCPIGEVLFHSLPVLLRQGKPTQLPPRYEWVVTEKGRMTPLDSLKRAPKQQQVLAILLKQSLYCDEAQKMALATRALHTLHSKELITLREQKPVFNDWRHKALVVGEPLPLNTEQSAAVTAISNEAHHFVAWLLAGVTGSGKTEVYLSILENILAQGKQALILVPEIALTPQTITRFRQRFNVPVVTLHSALNDSERLSIWLRARSGEAAVVIGTRSALFTPFLRLGVIIIDEEHDNSYKQHEGWRYHARDLAVCRAKEEDIPIIMGSATPSLETLHNVQIAKYRQLRLLKRAGNAKPEVQHLIDLKGLALTVGLSQPLLARIRTHLQANNQVMLFLNRRGYAPVLLCHECGWIAECQRCDHYYTLHQNLRQLRCHHCDSQRPVLKQCLNCGSTHLITVGVGTEQLENHLLPCFPDIPITRIDRDTTSRKGALEKYLAEIHQGGGRILIGTQMLAKGHHFPDVTLVALLDVDGALFSSDFRSAENFAQLYIQVSGRAGRAGKPGEVFLQTHHPEHPLLQILLQQGYNAFAEQALIERKSVSLPPYSSHIVVRCEDHDNQQSALFLRQLKSLLESSPWKDEALWIMGPVPALQAKRSGRFRWQLLLQHPSRSLLQRLITHAKPLINKLPLARKVKWALDIDPIDH comes from the coding sequence ATGCTCGTTTTTCAAATTGCATTACCTGTACCGCTGGCTCGTACTTTCGATTATCAGTTAGGTAATACCATGGTGTCTCCAACGGTGGGAGCGCGGGTTAGAGTTCCTTTCGGAAAACGCACAGCGATTGGTATAGTGACAGCGATAAGTACAACGAGTGAACTACCCCCTGAAAAACTTAAGACGATTGATGCCATTTTAGATAAGCAAAGCCTATTTCCTACCGCTCTTTGGCGTATTCTTTTATGGGCATCTGATTATTATCATTGCCCTATCGGCGAAGTTCTGTTCCATTCATTACCTGTTTTATTACGCCAAGGTAAACCGACTCAACTTCCTCCAAGATACGAGTGGGTTGTTACTGAAAAAGGCAGGATGACTCCTTTAGATAGTTTGAAAAGAGCACCGAAACAACAACAAGTGTTGGCAATATTGTTAAAACAATCGCTTTACTGTGATGAAGCGCAAAAAATGGCTTTAGCTACAAGGGCATTACATACGTTACACAGTAAGGAATTAATTACACTGCGTGAGCAGAAACCTGTTTTTAATGATTGGCGTCACAAAGCTTTAGTAGTAGGTGAACCTTTACCGCTTAACACTGAGCAATCCGCTGCGGTAACTGCGATTAGTAATGAAGCTCACCATTTTGTGGCTTGGTTATTGGCGGGCGTAACAGGCTCGGGTAAAACCGAAGTTTATCTCAGTATATTAGAAAATATCTTGGCTCAAGGGAAACAGGCTCTTATTTTAGTGCCTGAAATTGCGCTAACCCCTCAAACTATTACTCGCTTTCGGCAACGCTTTAATGTGCCTGTTGTAACGCTGCATTCAGCATTAAATGACAGTGAACGATTATCGATATGGTTACGGGCGCGTAGCGGTGAGGCTGCTGTTGTTATAGGTACTCGCTCTGCATTGTTCACCCCTTTTTTACGATTGGGTGTGATTATTATTGATGAAGAACATGACAATTCGTATAAACAGCATGAAGGCTGGCGTTATCATGCGCGTGATCTTGCAGTATGTCGCGCGAAGGAAGAGGATATTCCGATCATCATGGGATCGGCGACCCCTTCTTTGGAAACGTTACACAATGTGCAGATAGCAAAATATCGGCAGCTAAGGTTATTAAAACGCGCCGGTAATGCTAAACCTGAAGTCCAACACTTAATTGACTTGAAAGGCTTGGCATTGACTGTAGGGCTTTCACAACCTCTGTTAGCACGGATCAGAACTCACCTTCAGGCTAATAATCAGGTAATGTTATTTCTAAACCGTAGGGGCTATGCTCCCGTGTTGCTTTGCCATGAATGTGGTTGGATTGCAGAATGTCAGCGTTGTGATCATTATTATACTCTGCATCAAAATTTGCGTCAGCTACGTTGCCACCATTGTGATAGTCAGCGGCCTGTCTTAAAACAATGTCTCAATTGTGGTTCTACTCATTTGATTACCGTCGGGGTAGGCACTGAACAATTGGAAAATCATTTATTGCCGTGCTTCCCTGATATTCCAATTACACGTATTGATCGTGATACTACTAGCCGCAAAGGAGCATTGGAAAAATATTTGGCAGAGATTCATCAAGGTGGAGGCCGTATTTTGATTGGTACTCAAATGTTGGCTAAAGGGCATCATTTTCCAGATGTTACTTTGGTGGCACTATTGGATGTCGATGGTGCACTTTTTTCTTCTGATTTTCGTTCGGCGGAAAATTTTGCTCAGCTTTATATTCAAGTTTCTGGCCGCGCTGGCCGAGCGGGTAAGCCAGGAGAAGTTTTTTTACAAACACATCATCCGGAACATCCCTTACTGCAAATTTTATTGCAACAAGGCTATAACGCCTTTGCTGAACAGGCATTAATAGAGCGAAAAAGCGTATCTTTACCCCCTTATAGCAGTCATATCGTCGTGCGTTGCGAAGATCACGATAACCAACAATCAGCATTATTTTTACGACAATTAAAAAGTTTACTGGAATCTAGTCCTTGGAAAGACGAAGCATTGTGGATCATGGGACCAGTACCTGCTTTACAAGCAAAGCGCAGTGGACGCTTTCGTTGGCAACTATTATTACAACATCCTTCTCGTTCATTATTACAACGGTTAATTACCCATGCCAAGCCACTGATCAATAAATTACCATTAGCTAGAAAGGTTAAATGGGCGTTGGATATTGATCCTATCGATCATTAG
- the rpmE gene encoding 50S ribosomal protein L31, with amino-acid sequence MKDNTHPQYHSITASCSCGNVMNICSTLNHNINLDVCGKCHPFYTGKQREVATGGRVDRFNKRFTMPSISR; translated from the coding sequence ATGAAAGATAATACCCACCCGCAATACCATTCAATTACTGCATCTTGCTCTTGTGGTAACGTTATGAATATCTGTTCGACCCTTAATCACAACATAAACTTAGATGTTTGTGGTAAATGCCACCCCTTTTATACCGGTAAACAACGTGAGGTAGCTACAGGTGGTCGTGTTGATCGCTTTAACAAACGTTTTACTATGCCTAGCATTTCTCGATAA